One Danio aesculapii chromosome 13, fDanAes4.1, whole genome shotgun sequence DNA window includes the following coding sequences:
- the calm2a gene encoding calmodulin 2a (phosphorylase kinase, delta), producing the protein MADQLTEEQIAEFKEAFSLFDKDGDGTITTKELGTVMRSLGQNPTEAELQDMINEVDADGNGTIDFPEFLTMMARKMKDTDSEEEIREAFRVFDKDGNGYISAAELRHVMTNLGEKLTDEEVDEMIREADIDGDGQVNYEEFVQMMTAK; encoded by the exons ATG GCTGACCAGTTGACAGAAGAGCAGATCGCCG AATTCAAAGAGGCTTTCTCACTCTTTGACAAAGACGGTGATGGCACAATCACTACTAAAGAGTTAGGTACTGTCATGCGCTCACTTGGACAGAATCCCACAGAGGCTGAACTGCAAGACATGATCAATGAAGTGGATGCTGATG GAAATGGCACGATAGACTTCCCAGAGTTCCTGACCATGATGGCGAGGAAGATGAAAGACACAGACAGCGAGGAAGAGATCAGAGAAGCATTCCGTGTCTTTGATAAG GATGGGAATGGATACATCAGCGCAGCGGAATTGCGTCACGTCATGACAAACCTTGGAGAGAAGTTGACTGACGAAGAAGTTGATGAGATGATTCGAGAAGCAGACATTGATGGAGATGGACAGGTTAACTACGAAG AATTTGTACAGATGATGACAGCGAAATGA